One region of Bartonella alsatica genomic DNA includes:
- a CDS encoding hemin-degrading factor, which produces MSYTTEVIIRLREEKKEMRDRDFAVSIGISEAELLAAYCTIGKAKRLKAAVTTLLENAPRLGTVMALTRNEYAVHEITGSFGKIVQNQHIPITLGEIDLRIFSKQWQFGFEHDVIILGKPTKSLQFFDQYGVAILKIYSKDTTNMEEWGKLVEKLLHEDQSSALNILPASIPIQPDTKEFDVEQFRNRWRKITDVHQLHKIISEFQINRYDAVKYVGREFANELKIEAVEMMLKKVAEQEIPIMCFVGNRGCLQIFSGQVKNIKQTGPWLNVLDSKFDLHLLISGIESVWHVRKPISDGYVSSLEVFDKNGEMIVQFFGMRKEGQKEREDWRLLLRNLSPCQEAVSA; this is translated from the coding sequence ATGTCGTATACAACCGAGGTGATTATTCGTTTGCGTGAAGAAAAAAAAGAGATGCGAGATCGTGATTTTGCAGTCTCTATTGGTATATCTGAAGCAGAACTTCTTGCTGCCTATTGTACAATTGGAAAAGCAAAAAGACTAAAAGCTGCTGTTACTACTCTCTTAGAAAATGCTCCTCGACTTGGGACAGTAATGGCATTGACTCGTAATGAATATGCTGTTCACGAAATAACAGGAAGTTTTGGAAAAATTGTTCAAAATCAGCATATCCCTATCACACTTGGTGAAATCGACTTGCGTATTTTTTCAAAACAATGGCAATTCGGTTTTGAGCATGACGTAATTATTCTTGGAAAGCCTACAAAAAGTCTGCAATTCTTTGATCAATATGGTGTTGCTATCTTAAAAATCTATTCTAAAGATACCACGAATATGGAAGAATGGGGTAAACTTGTTGAAAAATTGCTTCATGAAGATCAGTCATCTGCTCTTAATATTCTTCCTGCTTCTATTCCAATTCAACCTGATACTAAAGAATTTGATGTGGAACAGTTTCGCAACCGTTGGCGGAAAATAACTGATGTACACCAACTCCATAAGATTATTTCTGAGTTTCAAATTAATCGATATGATGCTGTAAAATATGTTGGTCGTGAATTTGCCAATGAATTAAAAATAGAAGCCGTTGAAATGATGCTTAAGAAAGTCGCAGAGCAGGAAATACCTATTATGTGCTTTGTTGGTAACAGAGGATGTCTTCAAATTTTTAGCGGACAAGTAAAAAATATTAAGCAGACAGGTCCGTGGCTAAATGTTCTTGATTCAAAATTTGACCTGCATTTACTCATTTCCGGTATAGAAAGCGTATGGCATGTCCGCAAACCTATTAGTGATGGTTATGTAAGTTCACTTGAAGTTTTCGATAAAAATGGTGAAATGATTGTTCAATTCTTTGGTATGCGAAAGGAAGGTCAAAAAGAACGTGAAGATTGGCGCTTATTATTGCGAAATCTTTCTCCATGTCAAGAAGCAGTGAGTGCATAG
- a CDS encoding TonB-dependent hemoglobin/transferrin/lactoferrin family receptor — MRIRRENIHKSYIILSALSVCIPSFVFAQNSNKDAVTELKPIVIKGKKIEDASSSATILTNRITAKDISNKQISDVHDVNRLDPSITYNTNKNSFVLRGLDADRVLTTIDGIVLPWVSDIVRGNSGNTTFDFEALSMLDIIQGSDSSLYGSGALGGVIALRTLNPEDLVTDGKNWGSLIKSSYHSVDNSWRVNQAFAVRNYQTFFLFQGSYVEGHERKNMGTVDGYEERTRKNPAQFDQNNLLFKIHQYFNDNHRLGFTAERFGYNRTTHSLNASTRYALGSVYDQDLKHRERFSLSYDYNSNGHTLFDAFRGQLYWQKQSNNHIMSGFRVKAPKGDYLRDNLVRDTNYGFNAYALKTLHIGLESHTLKFATNILLSKFHHYMFGKDNCHLKENVYACAFLPANQSDSPDTNSYSFGFGFEDEISLADNRFRITSGIRYDWYKHFPQKTSSYEKALISDKQPSERKGSRFSPKLRMEWDVHDQMTFYAQWAQAFRVPRVSELYLSYIKPSLYYVKGNPDLKPETSNGYDVGVRYGNANFGGSLSVFANQYKNFIDTIDKGPSEEFKFARRHYINRSRVRILGAEAKVHLALHRGFHGNFSLSYSQGKDLDKNEALNSIPALKAVIGLGYTQETWGTDAIFTLAAKRDKVAEESDYQKIPGYKIVDISGWWKPFGEKGPVIRAGIYNLFNKKYWNVSDLPSADNTIPKDYYSQPGRNLKVSFVQKF, encoded by the coding sequence ATGCGAATAAGACGAGAAAATATCCATAAGAGCTATATAATTTTAAGTGCGTTGTCAGTCTGTATACCTTCATTTGTTTTTGCGCAGAACAGCAATAAAGATGCTGTAACTGAGCTTAAACCGATTGTCATTAAAGGAAAGAAAATAGAGGATGCTTCAAGTTCAGCAACCATTCTGACTAATCGTATCACTGCTAAGGATATTAGTAACAAACAAATAAGTGATGTTCATGATGTTAATCGTCTTGATCCATCTATAACCTATAATACAAATAAGAACAGTTTTGTGCTTCGTGGTTTAGACGCAGACCGTGTTCTTACAACGATAGATGGCATTGTTCTTCCATGGGTTTCAGATATAGTACGGGGAAACAGTGGAAACACAACGTTTGACTTTGAAGCACTTTCCATGCTTGATATTATTCAAGGATCGGATTCTAGTCTTTATGGATCTGGTGCTCTAGGAGGCGTTATTGCTTTGCGCACTCTTAACCCTGAAGACCTTGTTACTGACGGAAAGAATTGGGGAAGTCTTATAAAAAGCAGTTATCATTCTGTGGATAACAGTTGGCGTGTAAATCAAGCTTTTGCTGTACGTAATTACCAAACATTTTTTCTTTTCCAAGGATCTTATGTAGAAGGTCATGAGCGCAAAAATATGGGAACCGTAGATGGTTATGAAGAACGCACACGTAAAAATCCCGCTCAATTTGACCAGAATAATTTGCTTTTTAAAATTCACCAATATTTTAATGATAACCACCGGCTTGGTTTTACAGCAGAACGTTTTGGCTATAATAGAACCACACATTCATTGAATGCATCTACAAGATATGCCCTGGGTTCCGTTTATGATCAAGACCTTAAACACCGTGAGCGTTTTTCTCTTTCTTACGACTATAACAGCAATGGACATACACTTTTTGATGCGTTTCGCGGACAGCTTTATTGGCAAAAACAGTCAAATAATCACATTATGAGTGGGTTTCGTGTTAAAGCACCGAAAGGAGATTATTTGAGAGATAATTTAGTGCGTGATACCAATTATGGTTTTAATGCTTATGCTCTCAAAACGCTACATATTGGTTTGGAAAGCCATACATTAAAGTTTGCTACTAATATTTTATTATCTAAATTCCACCATTATATGTTTGGTAAAGACAATTGTCATTTGAAGGAAAATGTATACGCTTGCGCCTTTTTACCTGCTAATCAATCAGATTCACCAGATACGAATAGCTACAGTTTTGGTTTTGGTTTTGAAGATGAAATTAGTTTAGCTGATAACCGTTTCCGTATAACATCTGGAATTCGTTATGATTGGTATAAACACTTTCCTCAAAAAACGTCCTCCTATGAAAAAGCTCTCATTTCTGATAAACAACCTTCCGAAAGAAAGGGTTCACGTTTTTCTCCTAAATTACGCATGGAATGGGATGTTCATGATCAAATGACATTTTATGCCCAATGGGCTCAAGCTTTTCGCGTACCACGTGTTTCAGAACTCTACCTTTCTTATATCAAACCATCTCTTTATTATGTGAAAGGGAATCCCGATCTTAAGCCTGAAACAAGCAATGGATATGATGTTGGTGTACGGTATGGGAATGCAAATTTTGGTGGTTCGCTAAGTGTTTTTGCTAATCAATACAAAAACTTCATAGATACCATAGATAAAGGCCCATCAGAAGAATTTAAATTCGCACGTCGACATTATATAAATCGTTCACGCGTCCGTATTTTGGGTGCTGAAGCAAAAGTACATTTAGCTCTTCATAGAGGGTTCCATGGTAATTTTTCCCTTTCTTATTCGCAAGGAAAAGATCTTGACAAAAATGAAGCTCTTAATTCAATTCCAGCTTTGAAAGCGGTTATCGGTTTGGGATATACGCAAGAAACTTGGGGAACGGATGCTATATTTACTTTAGCAGCTAAACGCGACAAAGTTGCTGAAGAATCTGACTACCAAAAAATTCCAGGATATAAAATTGTCGATATATCAGGGTGGTGGAAACCGTTTGGTGAAAAAGGACCCGTTATAAGAGCTGGTATTTATAACCTTTTCAATAAAAAATATTGGAATGTATCAGATCTTCCTTCTGCTGATAATACAATACCAAAGGATTATTATAGTCAGCCGGGTCGTAATTTGAAAGTGTCGTTTGTTCAAAAGTTTTAG
- a CDS encoding energy transducer TonB family protein, which yields MIFANMRRLLALWVGGFICAFSLHIALGAQFYFYSIGVSSGTLSSPIMLTFSQEILYPDVDINSPDIDTELSNTSTELEVFQPDFSGQEAEMLEAVDEVKPEELQHTVKKDEFEIIKSLEEPLPQKAEHKAFAKEMIPISKTMVKQSTIKMARPSTISQGGDAAAREDMLLIEWLAKIQAQLERQKKYVVKQRVSRTKGTVTLEFKVSKQGSISSSRVMVSSGDPKLDRLAMAALQRAGSFPPPPLSKVNKIIRVSLIFS from the coding sequence ATGATTTTTGCAAATATGAGACGATTATTAGCTCTTTGGGTTGGTGGGTTTATTTGTGCTTTCTCTTTGCATATAGCATTGGGAGCACAGTTTTACTTCTACAGTATTGGTGTAAGTAGTGGCACACTCTCATCCCCGATTATGCTGACTTTTTCTCAAGAGATTCTCTATCCGGATGTTGATATAAATTCGCCAGATATTGATACAGAATTATCCAATACTAGTACAGAGCTAGAAGTGTTTCAGCCTGATTTTTCAGGGCAAGAGGCAGAAATGTTAGAAGCAGTGGATGAGGTTAAACCAGAAGAGCTTCAGCATACTGTAAAAAAAGATGAGTTTGAGATTATCAAGTCTTTGGAAGAACCTTTACCACAAAAGGCAGAACATAAAGCGTTTGCCAAAGAAATGATACCGATATCAAAAACTATGGTAAAACAGTCTACTATAAAAATGGCGCGTCCATCTACCATCAGTCAAGGCGGTGATGCAGCAGCACGTGAAGATATGTTGTTAATAGAATGGTTGGCAAAGATACAGGCGCAATTAGAAAGGCAAAAAAAATATGTTGTGAAACAGCGTGTCAGTCGCACAAAAGGAACGGTAACGTTAGAATTTAAAGTGAGTAAGCAGGGGAGTATTTCTTCTAGCCGTGTTATGGTCTCTAGTGGTGATCCTAAACTTGATCGGTTAGCTATGGCAGCACTTCAACGTGCGGGCTCTTTTCCTCCCCCACCTCTATCAAAAGTCAACAAAATTATAAGAGTATCATTGATATTTAGCTGA
- a CDS encoding lytic transglycosylase domain-containing protein, with protein MRASSALFFVQTFTVFTLATTILFSNACAQTLLLHSKVPIPLARPTSFVIKKETQKLLKQFHTTTHSSSTLNRNSSLKQLKVGLDALLNNNIAKTINLRNSLEKNSLDRHILTWAIGISSQDNIPSSEIFIAIKELKGWPGIDIMQRNAERAFINETNFTHVILQKFSRHPPLTAQGMALFAKALIATGQIARARQIIAPWWHKAKLNAKEEELILKNASTTLKPIDHLKRMQFMLYAHHFDSAERVAKLAHAQSLFNAFVAVENNDPRVMQKLRAVERSWQKDPLLQFAQIRHLRRTGQYDAAATLMMSTSKDVLRLMNPHALWKERRALSREMIDLNKPKNAYQLVTMHNDMASLLAVDAEFHAGWYALRFLHNPKLAMHHFSRIPQLSSAPLSASRGYYWMGRTAETLGEHKNAQNYFHRAAHFGATYYGQLAASRLNKKKLEISFPKPTATERQRFREREAIKAIQRLEAAGYANLAKFFYRELSKKIESPGELALLAMMAEKKGDYHTSLKIGKTAIFQGKNVGALSHPVGAIPTSVNVSGAKQALVYAIARQESEFNPTAISKAGAQGILQLLPTTAKTLAKKYSITWSPKKLNSDASYNATLGAYFLNEQLERFNGSYILTLIGYNAGSRRVDEWIKRYGDPRGKSLDKVIDWIERIPYTETRNYVMRVMENYGVYKARLTGKTDIQADLLAGR; from the coding sequence ATGCGTGCATCTTCTGCTCTCTTTTTTGTACAAACCTTTACTGTATTTACATTGGCAACAACAATTTTATTTTCAAATGCATGTGCACAAACACTCCTTTTGCACAGTAAAGTACCAATTCCTTTGGCTCGCCCCACTTCTTTTGTCATAAAAAAAGAAACTCAGAAACTTCTTAAACAGTTTCATACGACAACCCACAGTTCTTCTACGCTCAATCGCAATTCTTCTCTCAAGCAACTTAAAGTTGGGTTAGATGCACTTTTAAACAACAATATTGCAAAAACAATAAATCTTCGTAATTCACTGGAAAAGAATAGCCTTGACCGACATATTTTGACATGGGCAATCGGTATATCAAGCCAAGATAATATACCAAGCTCTGAAATATTCATTGCAATCAAAGAGCTAAAAGGATGGCCAGGAATAGATATTATGCAACGTAATGCTGAACGTGCTTTTATCAATGAAACCAATTTCACACACGTAATCCTTCAAAAATTTTCTCGTCATCCCCCCTTAACAGCACAAGGTATGGCTCTATTCGCTAAAGCACTTATTGCAACTGGACAAATCGCCCGCGCTCGACAGATCATTGCACCATGGTGGCATAAAGCAAAGCTCAATGCAAAAGAAGAAGAACTTATTCTTAAAAATGCAAGTACTACCTTAAAACCTATCGATCATTTGAAACGCATGCAATTCATGCTTTATGCTCATCACTTCGATTCAGCTGAACGCGTTGCAAAATTAGCCCATGCTCAATCTCTTTTTAACGCTTTTGTGGCCGTTGAAAATAATGATCCTAGAGTCATGCAAAAATTACGTGCTGTGGAGCGATCATGGCAAAAAGATCCTCTCTTACAATTCGCTCAAATTCGCCATCTTAGACGAACTGGACAATATGATGCAGCTGCAACACTCATGATGAGCACATCAAAAGATGTATTACGTCTTATGAACCCTCATGCATTGTGGAAAGAGCGACGTGCCCTTTCTCGAGAAATGATCGATTTAAACAAACCTAAAAATGCTTATCAACTCGTTACTATGCACAATGATATGGCATCGTTATTAGCAGTAGATGCTGAATTTCATGCAGGATGGTATGCGCTCCGATTTCTTCACAATCCCAAATTGGCAATGCACCATTTTTCACGTATTCCCCAATTATCTTCTGCACCTCTTTCTGCATCCCGTGGATATTATTGGATGGGACGAACAGCAGAAACTCTAGGTGAACATAAAAATGCTCAGAATTATTTTCATCGTGCAGCGCATTTCGGTGCAACTTATTATGGTCAATTAGCAGCTTCACGACTTAACAAAAAAAAGCTCGAAATTTCTTTTCCAAAGCCAACAGCCACTGAACGACAACGTTTTAGAGAACGAGAAGCCATTAAAGCAATTCAACGCCTTGAAGCAGCCGGCTACGCTAATTTAGCTAAATTTTTTTATAGAGAACTCAGCAAAAAAATAGAAAGTCCTGGTGAGTTAGCTCTTCTAGCTATGATGGCAGAAAAGAAAGGCGACTATCATACCAGCCTTAAAATCGGAAAAACTGCTATTTTTCAAGGTAAAAATGTTGGTGCACTTTCCCATCCTGTAGGTGCTATACCAACCTCTGTAAATGTTTCTGGTGCAAAACAAGCGCTTGTTTATGCCATTGCACGTCAAGAAAGTGAATTTAATCCAACAGCCATATCAAAAGCAGGTGCACAAGGCATACTCCAATTACTACCTACCACAGCAAAAACACTTGCAAAAAAGTATTCGATTACATGGTCACCAAAAAAATTAAACAGTGATGCCAGTTATAACGCTACATTAGGCGCCTATTTTCTAAACGAACAATTAGAACGTTTTAATGGATCCTATATACTGACTCTTATTGGTTATAATGCAGGTTCCCGCCGTGTTGATGAATGGATAAAACGCTATGGTGATCCTCGAGGGAAATCTCTGGATAAAGTCATCGACTGGATTGAACGTATTCCCTATACAGAAACACGTAATTACGTGATGCGTGTTATGGAAAATTATGGGGTTTATAAAGCAAGACTGACTGGAAAAACAGATATACAAGCCGATCTTCTTGCTGGCCGATGA